Within the Pseudomonas mendocina genome, the region TCCACCTCGTTCTGGTGGAACACGTCGCCGTAGGTCACGGTGCCGAACGGGCCGTCGGTCCAGATCAGGTCGTAGACCGAGTCGACGCCCTGCAGGTACATGGCCAGGCGCTCCAGGCCGTAGGTGATCTCGCCGGTCACCGGGTAGCACTCGATGCCACCAACCTGCTGGAAGTAGGTGAACTGGGTGACTTCCATGCCGTTGAGCCAGATTTCCCAGCCCAGGCCCCAGGCGCCGAGTGTGGGCGATTCCCAGTTGTCTTCGACGAAGCGGATGTCATGCACTTCCGGGTCGAGGCCGATGGCCTTCAGCGAACCCAGGTACAGCTCCTGGAAGTTCTCCGGATTGGGCTTCAAGACCACCTGGAACTGGTAGTAGTGCTGCAGGCGGTTGGGGTTCTCGCCGTAGCGGCCATCGGTCGGGCGACGCGAAGGCTGCACATAGGCGGCGTTCCAGGTCTCCGGGCCGACGGCGCGCAGGAAGGTGGCGGTGTGGAAGGTGCCGGCGCCCACTTCCATGTCGTAGGGTTGCAGCACCACGCAGCCCTGCTCGGCCCAGTAGTTCTGCAGGGCCAGGATCAGGTCCTGGAAGGTGCGCACGGCAGGCTTGTTCTGGCTCACGAAAAAATCACCTGTGGAGGCTTGCGAGG harbors:
- the glyQ gene encoding glycine--tRNA ligase subunit alpha, which codes for MSQNKPAVRTFQDLILALQNYWAEQGCVVLQPYDMEVGAGTFHTATFLRAVGPETWNAAYVQPSRRPTDGRYGENPNRLQHYYQFQVVLKPNPENFQELYLGSLKAIGLDPEVHDIRFVEDNWESPTLGAWGLGWEIWLNGMEVTQFTYFQQVGGIECYPVTGEITYGLERLAMYLQGVDSVYDLIWTDGPFGTVTYGDVFHQNEVEQSTYNFEHANVEKLFELFDFYESEANRLIELQLPLPTYEMVLKASHTFNLLDARRAISVTARQQYILRVRTLARAVAQSYLQARARLGFPMATPDLRDEVLAKLEAQA